Proteins encoded by one window of Planktothrix serta PCC 8927:
- the polA gene encoding DNA polymerase I, whose amino-acid sequence MLEHPLLLLVDGHSLAFRSYYAFGKSRQGGLRTSTGIPTSVCFGFFKSLLDVMASQKPDYLAIAFDLKDPTFRHEADENYKADRTETPQDFIEDILNLQGLLQALDLSIVTASGYEADDILGTLASRGSQEGYRVKVLSGDQDLFQLIDIEKRISILHLEPGKGSSTTEFLAQQVYDKLQIYPHQVIDYKALCGDKSDNIPGVKGIGKTTAVKLLAEYGSLENIYAHIEEIKGATRTKLEEGKADADHSQTLARIIQDVPLEVALENLKLQGFDQGKIQPILEHLQLQTFLDKINQIQKQFKGNIQPEVSEPSVNIEEDTSFYTREETEIDRQKKLENSPKSQIQLRLIQTSEALEQLIDILKSHTDPNFPVAWDTETTSLEHREAELVGIGCCWGTEPTDVAYIPLNHTQGTNLEKTQTLNLLRPILESDRYPKTFQNAKYDRLIFRVHGIELKGVVFDPMLANYVLNPEDNHNLIDLTRKYLGTELIAPSYKELVPKGKTIADINIAQVAEYCGMQVYVTFQLVDKIKAEFIDKPQLLKLLTEVEQPLECVLADMEYWGVHLDIEYLQTLAEQLDKQLESIENQAYKLAGETFNLGSPKQLSKLLFETLGLDIKKTRQIKTGYSTDVNVLEKLQGDHPIIDIILEHRTLAKLKSTYVDALPTLVDSQQQIHTSFNQTITATGRLSSSNPNLQNIPIKTEFSRKIRKAFTTEPNWLLVSADYSQIELRILAHLSQEPILLEAYQNNQDVHTVTAKLLFEKETVTSEERRLGKTINFGVIYGMGAQRFAREAKVSSAEGKIFIERFNQRYSQVFAYLEYVKKQAISQRYVETILGRRRYFEFQGSSLQGLKGVDINSINLTQLSKKMGQNDSQLLRAAANAPIQGSSADIIKMAMVQVHQLLTQYQSRLVLQVHDELVFEIPETEWEEIQPKIKNIMEQVLPLSVPLVVDIHAGQNWMEAK is encoded by the coding sequence GTGTTGGAACATCCTCTATTGCTTTTGGTTGATGGTCATTCGTTGGCGTTTCGTTCCTATTATGCCTTTGGGAAAAGTCGCCAAGGGGGGTTACGCACCTCAACGGGTATTCCGACGAGCGTTTGTTTTGGGTTTTTTAAGTCGTTATTAGATGTAATGGCGAGTCAAAAACCGGATTATTTAGCGATCGCTTTTGATTTAAAAGACCCAACCTTTCGTCATGAAGCGGATGAAAACTACAAAGCAGATCGAACGGAAACCCCTCAAGATTTTATTGAGGATATACTAAATTTACAAGGGTTATTACAAGCCTTAGATTTAAGCATTGTCACGGCTTCGGGTTATGAAGCGGATGATATTTTAGGAACGTTAGCGAGCCGAGGAAGTCAGGAGGGATATCGGGTTAAAGTTTTATCGGGAGATCAGGATTTATTTCAATTAATTGATATTGAAAAACGGATTAGTATTTTACATTTGGAACCGGGAAAAGGTAGCAGCACTACAGAATTTTTGGCTCAACAGGTTTATGATAAATTACAGATTTATCCCCATCAAGTCATTGATTATAAAGCCTTGTGTGGGGATAAATCCGATAATATTCCAGGGGTGAAAGGCATTGGCAAAACAACAGCCGTTAAATTATTAGCAGAATATGGTTCTTTAGAAAATATCTATGCCCATATTGAGGAAATTAAAGGCGCAACTCGCACAAAATTAGAGGAAGGAAAAGCCGATGCGGATCATTCTCAAACCTTGGCGCGAATTATTCAAGATGTGCCCTTAGAGGTTGCTTTAGAAAATTTGAAATTGCAAGGGTTTGATCAAGGTAAAATTCAACCAATTTTAGAACATTTACAATTGCAAACATTTTTAGATAAAATTAATCAAATTCAAAAGCAATTTAAAGGAAATATTCAACCCGAAGTATCTGAACCTTCGGTTAATATCGAGGAAGATACAAGTTTTTATACCAGGGAAGAAACGGAAATTGATCGACAAAAAAAATTAGAAAATAGTCCCAAATCTCAAATTCAATTACGTTTAATTCAAACCTCAGAAGCCTTAGAACAGTTAATTGATATTTTAAAAAGTCATACTGATCCTAACTTTCCTGTTGCTTGGGATACGGAAACAACCTCTTTAGAACATCGAGAAGCGGAATTAGTGGGAATTGGTTGTTGTTGGGGAACAGAGCCAACGGATGTGGCTTATATTCCATTAAATCATACTCAAGGAACGAATTTAGAAAAAACTCAAACCTTAAATCTTTTACGTCCGATTTTAGAAAGCGATCGCTATCCGAAAACCTTTCAAAATGCTAAATATGATCGATTAATTTTTAGAGTTCATGGGATAGAATTAAAAGGAGTTGTCTTTGATCCGATGTTAGCAAATTATGTATTAAATCCTGAAGATAATCATAATTTAATTGATTTAACCCGAAAATATTTAGGTACAGAATTAATCGCGCCGAGCTATAAGGAATTAGTACCCAAAGGAAAAACTATTGCAGATATTAATATTGCTCAAGTAGCCGAATATTGTGGAATGCAGGTTTATGTCACTTTTCAATTAGTGGATAAAATTAAAGCAGAATTTATAGATAAACCTCAATTATTGAAACTTCTAACAGAAGTTGAACAGCCTTTAGAATGTGTTTTAGCCGATATGGAATATTGGGGAGTGCATCTGGATATTGAATACTTACAGACCTTAGCCGAACAATTAGATAAACAGTTAGAAAGTATTGAAAATCAAGCTTATAAACTAGCGGGAGAAACCTTTAATTTAGGTTCGCCTAAACAACTCAGTAAACTTTTATTTGAAACGTTAGGATTAGATATAAAAAAAACCCGACAAATTAAAACAGGATATTCAACGGATGTGAATGTTTTAGAAAAATTACAAGGAGATCACCCCATTATTGATATAATATTAGAACATCGAACCTTAGCTAAACTGAAGTCAACTTATGTGGATGCTTTACCGACATTAGTTGATTCACAACAACAAATTCATACCAGTTTTAACCAAACCATTACCGCAACGGGACGGTTATCTTCTTCTAATCCTAATTTACAGAATATTCCGATTAAAACTGAATTTTCTCGAAAAATCAGAAAAGCATTTACGACCGAACCGAACTGGTTATTAGTTTCAGCAGACTATTCTCAAATTGAACTCAGAATTTTAGCCCATTTAAGTCAAGAACCGATTTTATTAGAAGCCTATCAAAATAATCAAGATGTTCATACGGTGACGGCTAAGTTATTATTTGAAAAAGAAACCGTAACATCGGAAGAAAGACGATTAGGGAAAACGATTAATTTTGGGGTAATCTATGGAATGGGGGCGCAACGATTTGCGCGAGAAGCAAAAGTAAGCAGTGCAGAAGGTAAAATATTTATTGAACGCTTTAACCAACGCTATTCCCAGGTTTTTGCGTATTTAGAATATGTTAAAAAACAAGCCATTTCTCAAAGATATGTCGAAACGATATTAGGACGAAGACGTTATTTTGAATTCCAAGGAAGCAGTCTTCAAGGGTTAAAAGGAGTTGATATAAATTCGATTAATTTAACTCAATTAAGTAAAAAAATGGGTCAAAATGATTCCCAACTCTTAAGAGCCGCTGCTAACGCTCCCATTCAAGGTTCGAGTGCTGATATTATTAAAATGGCGATGGTACAAGTGCATCAACTTTTAACCCAATATCAATCTCGATTAGTATTACAAGTTCATGATGAATTAGTCTTTGAAATTCCTGAGACGGAATGGGAAGAAATTCAACCTAAAATTAAGAACATTATGGAGCAAGTGCTTCCCTTAAGTGTGCCTTTGGTTGTCGATATTCACGCTGGACAGAATTGGATGGAAGCGAAGTAA
- the mazF gene encoding endoribonuclease MazF: protein MKSDDSQLYIPRQGDIIWIDFIPQMGREQAGRRPAIVISKTTYNRRVRLALVCPITSRIKGYPFEVPIPEGLAVSGVVLADQIKSFDWQARQAEFACKMPPEVLVQVVAKLMNLLPEIEI from the coding sequence ATGAAATCCGATGATTCTCAGTTGTATATTCCCCGTCAAGGTGATATCATTTGGATTGACTTTATTCCGCAAATGGGCAGGGAACAGGCTGGTCGCCGTCCAGCTATTGTTATCTCAAAAACAACATATAATCGTCGAGTTAGACTAGCTTTAGTCTGTCCAATTACTAGCCGAATAAAAGGTTATCCTTTTGAAGTACCAATTCCCGAAGGATTGGCAGTATCAGGAGTTGTTTTAGCCGATCAAATTAAATCATTTGATTGGCAAGCAAGACAAGCAGAGTTTGCTTGTAAAATGCCTCCAGAAGTCCTAGTTCAAGTCGTGGCTAAATTAATGAACCTATTACCTGAAATAGAAATTTAG
- a CDS encoding ABC transporter ATP-binding protein, translating into MNQKQSSSYWELIPYIRTQGQTIAKALACTIAFTVFWPLLAWLAGQMAGYIGQGNVTAIAQLAGVAAVVFLVRGTVQYGQDTLMAKAALTISLELRKQVYRHLQGLNIGYFETAKTGDLAYRLTEDIDRIGEVINKFFHQFIPCILQLIVVLGYMIYLNWQLTLATLIIAPFMAVLIGWFGEKLLIFTRHSQNRVSNLASLLTEVFSGIRLVQAFAAEEYEINRFSLEAEQNRKAKYLAEQIKALQFVVVGFLEAMSVILLFFLGGWQISQGNLTGSGFISYIAAVALLIDPISLTTSNYSDFKQGQASCDRIFELLAVQQTVVEKPNAFILPHVTGKVEYFNVNFAYPKTDFSQSQEDNKPVLENLNLLVKSGEMVALVGPSGAGKTTLVTLLPRFYDRQSGTIKIDDIDIQDVTLKSLRRQIGIVPQDITLFSGTIAQNIAFGQAYYELTDVEAAAKIANADEFIRQFPNGYQTIVGERGVNLSGGQRQRIAIARAVLLNPRILILDEATSALDSESEALVQEALERLMQDRTVFIIAHRLATVRRATRILVLEKGQIVESGTHQELLEKGERYAQFYAQQFDS; encoded by the coding sequence TTGAACCAAAAACAATCCTCTAGTTACTGGGAATTAATTCCTTATATTCGCACTCAAGGACAAACCATTGCCAAAGCGCTCGCGTGTACTATTGCTTTTACGGTATTTTGGCCGTTATTAGCGTGGTTAGCCGGACAAATGGCGGGATATATTGGTCAGGGAAATGTGACCGCTATTGCTCAATTAGCAGGGGTGGCGGCGGTTGTTTTCCTGGTGCGGGGAACGGTACAATATGGTCAGGATACCCTGATGGCAAAAGCCGCGTTAACGATTTCTCTGGAGTTAAGAAAACAGGTTTATCGTCATTTACAAGGGCTGAATATTGGCTATTTTGAAACGGCAAAAACAGGGGATCTCGCCTATCGTCTGACGGAAGATATTGATCGAATTGGCGAAGTGATTAATAAATTTTTTCATCAATTTATTCCCTGTATTTTGCAGTTAATTGTGGTTTTGGGATATATGATTTATCTCAATTGGCAATTAACCCTCGCTACGTTAATTATAGCACCGTTTATGGCGGTGTTAATTGGTTGGTTTGGAGAAAAATTATTAATCTTTACTCGCCATAGTCAAAACCGAGTTTCTAATTTAGCTTCTTTATTAACAGAAGTGTTTAGCGGAATTCGTTTAGTCCAAGCGTTTGCGGCTGAAGAGTATGAAATTAATCGCTTTAGTTTAGAAGCGGAACAAAACCGTAAAGCTAAATATTTAGCTGAACAAATTAAAGCGTTGCAATTTGTGGTTGTTGGCTTTTTAGAAGCCATGAGTGTAATTTTGTTATTCTTTTTAGGAGGATGGCAAATTTCCCAAGGTAATTTAACCGGAAGTGGGTTTATTAGTTATATTGCGGCGGTGGCGTTATTAATTGATCCGATTTCCTTAACCACCAGTAATTATAGTGATTTTAAACAGGGTCAAGCGTCTTGCGATCGCATTTTTGAACTGTTAGCAGTGCAACAAACTGTGGTCGAAAAACCCAATGCTTTTATTTTACCTCATGTCACCGGAAAAGTCGAATATTTTAATGTTAATTTTGCTTATCCTAAAACCGATTTTTCCCAGAGTCAAGAAGACAATAAACCCGTTTTAGAAAATTTGAATCTATTGGTTAAATCAGGGGAAATGGTGGCTTTAGTGGGGCCGTCAGGAGCCGGAAAAACAACATTAGTGACTTTATTACCGCGATTTTATGATCGCCAGTCAGGAACGATTAAAATTGATGATATTGATATTCAAGATGTGACTTTAAAAAGTCTACGGCGACAAATTGGAATTGTCCCTCAAGATATTACCTTATTTTCAGGAACTATTGCTCAAAATATTGCTTTTGGTCAAGCTTATTATGAATTAACAGATGTGGAAGCCGCCGCCAAAATAGCTAATGCGGATGAGTTTATTCGGCAGTTTCCGAATGGATATCAAACTATTGTTGGAGAACGAGGAGTGAATTTATCGGGAGGACAGCGACAACGAATTGCGATCGCTAGAGCCGTTTTATTAAACCCTAGAATTCTAATTTTAGATGAAGCTACATCAGCTTTAGATTCAGAATCAGAGGCGTTAGTTCAAGAAGCTTTAGAACGGTTAATGCAGGATAGAACTGTTTTTATTATTGCTCACCGTTTAGCAACGGTCAGACGTGCTACCCGAATTTTAGTCTTAGAAAAGGGTCAAATTGTGGAATCAGGAACCCATCAAGAGTTATTAGAAAAAGGTGAGCGTTATGCTCAATTTTATGCTCAACAATTTGATTCATAA
- a CDS encoding J domain-containing protein has product MEIEKYYKILELKPGASLEEVRQAYRYQALIWHPDRYPQNSPLQAQAEEKFKQISQAYETLKTYLSNPPPVSPAPSVSPVSPASPPPPVSPASPPPPTSPTIPVGWLTGVFVCYTVITWILSTLKIPFWVGIVALIAWFTVTLVASEDSDSSRGDGGFRNRL; this is encoded by the coding sequence GTGGAGATCGAAAAATACTATAAAATTTTAGAGCTAAAACCTGGAGCCTCCTTAGAGGAAGTGAGACAAGCCTATCGCTATCAGGCGTTAATTTGGCATCCCGATCGCTATCCCCAAAATTCTCCCTTACAAGCTCAAGCTGAAGAAAAATTTAAACAAATTAGCCAAGCTTACGAAACCTTAAAAACCTATCTCAGTAACCCTCCCCCTGTATCCCCTGCTCCCTCTGTATCCCCTGTATCCCCGGCTTCCCCGCCTCCCCCTGTATCCCCGGCTTCCCCGCCTCCCCCTACTTCCCCAACAATTCCTGTGGGTTGGTTAACGGGGGTATTTGTCTGTTATACCGTAATCACTTGGATTTTAAGCACTTTGAAGATCCCCTTTTGGGTGGGAATAGTTGCCCTGATCGCTTGGTTTACTGTTACCCTGGTCGCTAGTGAGGATTCTGATTCTTCNAGGGGCGATGGCGGGTTCAGAAACCGCCTCTAA
- a CDS encoding GH116 family glycosyl hydrolase, translated as MSNQSPIPNIPDYTWSRPIGLGWEKPYTVRYASNLDDGPWHGMPLGGLGAGCIGRSSRGDFNLWHLDGGEHIFRTIPACQFSVFEEINGHKKAYALSTEPPEDGSLSAWNWYPNPTNYPEQTGTYHALYPRSWFVYENVFSAQLSCEQFSPIWAKNYQESSYPIAIFEWIAHNPTDEPITLSILLTWENTIGWFTNSLASPEVTVRDDGSPVYEYQPRWGKSAGNVNRLVEDFHRIGCLMTHPSTNEEVQEGEGQIAIATIINPAVEVYYQTRWNPTGSGEDIWHCFSEDGTLLDQESEHPAKEGEQLAVALAVKFTIRPGKTRKIPFYLSWDLPVTEFASGINYYRRYTDFFGRNGHNAWSMIRTAMKHSDTWREQIELWQNPILQRQDLPNWFKMALFNELYLLTDGGAIWSAADERDPIGQFGVLECLDYRWYESLDVRLYGSFSLLMLWPELEKSILIAYSRAISQGDNTPRIIGYNQASAIRKAVGATPHDLGAPNEHPWEKTNYTSYQDCNLWKDLSCDFVLQVYRDFLLTGGTDYEFLKDCWSAMVETLDYLKTFDLDQDSIPENSGAPDQTFDDWRLQGISAYCGGLWLAALEAVIAMGNTLEKAGLSETVQPDPKTVISTYQTWLEIAKPLYHQTLWNGQYYRLDSDSGSDVVMADQLCGQFYARLLGLPDIVPPDCTISALKTVYDSCFKKFHNGQFGAANGVRPTGKAVNPQDTHPLEVWTGINFGLAAFLLQMGMKAEALELTEVVVKQIYENGLQFRTPEAITAVGTFRASHYLRAMAIWAIYYQYL; from the coding sequence ATGAGCAATCAAAGCCCCATTCCCAATATTCCTGATTATACTTGGAGTCGTCCCATTGGTTTAGGCTGGGAAAAACCCTATACGGTTCGTTACGCCAGTAATTTAGATGATGGCCCTTGGCACGGAATGCCTTTAGGGGGGTTGGGTGCAGGTTGTATTGGACGTTCTTCACGCGGAGATTTTAACCTTTGGCATTTGGACGGGGGTGAACATATTTTTCGGACAATTCCCGCTTGTCAATTTAGCGTTTTTGAAGAAATAAACGGTCATAAAAAAGCTTATGCTTTATCAACAGAACCCCCAGAAGATGGGAGTTTATCGGCGTGGAATTGGTATCCTAATCCTACAAATTATCCTGAACAAACGGGAACCTATCATGCGTTATATCCCCGCAGTTGGTTTGTTTATGAAAATGTCTTTTCTGCACAATTAAGTTGTGAACAATTTTCTCCGATTTGGGCTAAAAACTATCAAGAAAGTAGTTATCCGATTGCAATTTTTGAATGGATTGCTCATAATCCAACGGATGAACCGATTACCTTAAGTATTTTATTAACTTGGGAAAATACAATAGGATGGTTTACTAATAGTTTAGCCAGTCCAGAAGTCACCGTTAGAGATGATGGGAGTCCGGTTTATGAATATCAACCTCGCTGGGGAAAAAGTGCAGGAAATGTGAATCGATTAGTTGAAGATTTTCATCGCATTGGCTGTTTAATGACTCACCCAAGCACTAATGAAGAAGTGCAGGAAGGGGAAGGACAAATAGCGATCGCAACGATTATAAATCCTGCGGTTGAAGTGTATTATCAAACCCGTTGGAACCCCACAGGAAGCGGAGAAGACATTTGGCATTGTTTTTCAGAAGATGGCACACTATTAGATCAAGAAAGTGAACATCCCGCTAAAGAAGGTGAACAACTTGCCGTTGCTTTAGCGGTTAAATTTACAATTAGACCGGGAAAAACTCGCAAGATTCCCTTTTATTTATCCTGGGATTTACCCGTTACAGAATTTGCATCAGGGATTAATTATTATCGACGTTATACTGATTTTTTTGGTCGCAATGGTCACAATGCTTGGTCAATGATTCGCACGGCGATGAAACATTCTGACACTTGGCGAGAACAAATTGAACTTTGGCAAAATCCAATTTTACAGCGTCAAGATTTACCGAATTGGTTTAAAATGGCGCTGTTTAATGAGTTATATTTACTCACTGATGGGGGAGCGATTTGGAGCGCGGCGGATGAACGTGATCCTATCGGTCAATTTGGGGTTTTAGAATGTTTAGATTATCGTTGGTATGAAAGTTTAGATGTACGATTATATGGATCATTTTCTTTATTAATGTTATGGCCGGAGTTAGAAAAATCGATATTAATTGCCTATTCTCGTGCGATTTCTCAAGGAGATAATACGCCTCGAATTATTGGTTATAATCAAGCCTCTGCTATTAGAAAAGCCGTAGGTGCAACTCCCCATGATTTAGGGGCACCAAATGAACATCCTTGGGAAAAAACCAATTACACCAGTTATCAAGATTGTAATCTCTGGAAGGATTTATCCTGTGATTTTGTTCTGCAAGTTTATCGAGATTTTCTATTAACGGGGGGAACAGATTATGAGTTTTTAAAAGATTGTTGGTCAGCAATGGTTGAAACCTTGGATTATCTCAAAACTTTTGATTTAGATCAAGATTCAATTCCTGAAAATAGCGGTGCACCGGATCAAACTTTTGATGATTGGAGATTACAGGGAATTAGTGCCTATTGTGGGGGGTTATGGTTAGCGGCATTAGAAGCGGTAATTGCTATGGGGAATACCTTAGAAAAAGCGGGATTATCTGAAACAGTTCAACCTGATCCTAAAACGGTGATTTCTACCTATCAAACTTGGTTAGAAATAGCTAAACCTCTCTATCATCAAACCCTCTGGAATGGTCAATATTATCGTTTAGATAGTGATAGTGGTTCTGATGTGGTTATGGCAGATCAATTATGTGGTCAATTCTATGCTAGATTATTAGGATTGCCGGATATTGTTCCCCCAGATTGTACAATTTCGGCATTAAAAACGGTTTATGATTCCTGTTTTAAAAAGTTTCATAATGGACAATTTGGCGCAGCGAATGGTGTTAGACCGACTGGAAAAGCGGTTAATCCTCAAGATACCCATCCTTTAGAAGTTTGGACAGGAATTAATTTTGGGTTAGCTGCCTTTTTATTACAAATGGGAATGAAAGCAGAAGCGTTAGAATTAACGGAAGTTGTAGTTAAACAAATCTATGAAAATGGCTTACAATTTCGGACTCCAGAAGCGATTACAGCCGTTGGAACTTTCCGCGCTAGTCATTATTTAAGAGCTATGGCAATTTGGGCAATTTATTACCAATATTTGTAA
- a CDS encoding VanZ family protein: MNRFQKSWRIACLLYFLMLLLIVITADLGNLPYYWLEKLPFYDVYGHFILYGIASVLSHQALGRQKLVIYNIFLPLGPFLFALVTIAEEMMQTLFPSRTFSLLDLSASLIGIIVFYYIGELCYYFYYKNH, from the coding sequence ATGAACCGATTTCAAAAATCTTGGAGAATTGCCTGCCTCCTCTATTTCCTGATGTTATTATTAATTGTAATTACAGCAGATTTGGGGAATTTACCTTATTATTGGTTAGAAAAACTTCCCTTTTATGATGTTTATGGACACTTTATTTTATATGGAATTGCATCTGTCCTCAGCCATCAAGCATTAGGAAGACAGAAGCTTGTAATTTATAACATTTTTCTTCCCTTGGGGCCATTTTTATTTGCCCTAGTCACAATTGCAGAAGAAATGATGCAAACTCTTTTTCCGAGTCGTACCTTTAGTTTACTCGATTTAAGCGCAAGTTTAATCGGGATTATTGTATTTTACTATATAGGAGAATTATGTTACTATTTTTATTATAAAAATCACTAA